A single region of the Oxyura jamaicensis isolate SHBP4307 breed ruddy duck chromosome 6, BPBGC_Ojam_1.0, whole genome shotgun sequence genome encodes:
- the PPP1R3C gene encoding protein phosphatase 1 regulatory subunit 3C yields MHCSRMIQILDPRPLPSSIMPVDVAMRICLARSPPLKSFLSPLEDCQRNNFVNRFKPLRPCLHVKRDSEAQKTDWNHSAARAKKRVVFADSKGLSLTAIHTFSEFQEHPGWDLQFDLMGLENITSGLKLHEEKNLILGFPRPSADYLDFRNRLQKNLVCLENCTLQEKVLSGTVKVKNVSFEKKVQVRITFDTWKTYTDIECVYMNNVYGDSENDTFSFTIDLPPAISSQDKIEFCISYQSGEHTYWDNNEGQNYKILHAEWKPDGVQIPSAKKDCIDIQTQRRGQEREPDQLGSPRLSSGLFPQWQSLGGIENSSPYW; encoded by the exons ATGCACTGCAGCAG AATGATACAGATCTTGGATCCGAGACCCTTGCCAAGCTCCATCATGCCTGTGGATGTGGCCATGAGAATTTGCTTAGCCCGTTCACCACCACTGAAGAGTTTTCTCAGCCCCCTTGAGGACTGTCAGAGAAACAACTTTGTTAACAGATTCAAACCTCTCAGACCATGCCTGCATGTAAAACGTGACTCTGAAGCACAGAAGACCGACTGGAACCACTCGGCAGCCCGAGCCAAAAAGCGAGTTGTGTTTGCTGACTCGAAGGGACTGTCCCTGACAGCGATACACACCTTCTCTGAGTTCCAGGAGCACCCTGGCTGGGACCTTCAGTTTGACCTCATGGGCCTTGAAAACATAACATCTGGCCTAAAGCTACATGAGGAGAAAAACTTGATTCTGGGTTTCCCTCGGCCCTCAGCTGACTATCTGGACTTCAGGAACCGCCTGCAGAAGAACTTGGTCTGTCTGGAGAACTGTACTCTACAAGAGAAGGTGCTGTCGGGCACTGTGAAAGTAAAAAATGTGAGCTTTGAAAAAAAGGTTCAGGTTCGAATTACCTTTGATACATGGAAGACTTACACGGACATTGAGTGTGTATACATGAACAATGTTTATGGTGATTCTGAAAATGATACCTTCTCGTTTACCATTGACTTGCCTCCTGCCATTTCCTCTCAAGATAAGattgaattttgcatttcttaccAAAGTGGAGAACATACCTACTGGGACAATAACGAGGGGCAGAATTACAAGATTCTCCATGCAGAGTGGAAGCCTGATGGAGTTCAGATACCGTCTGCCAAGAAAGACTGTATAGATATTCAGACTCAAAGGAGAGGTCAAGAGAGAGAGCCTGATCAACTTGGCAGCCCGAGGCTGTCCAGTGGTCTCTTTCCCCAGTGGCAGAGCTTGGGTGGGATTGAAAATTCATCACCATATTGGTGA